Sequence from the Hoplias malabaricus isolate fHopMal1 chromosome 10, fHopMal1.hap1, whole genome shotgun sequence genome:
TAACAGCGATCCTGAGACAAAGACAGAACTACAAAAGGATACTGAGCTATAGAAAGCCCTAGACTGGGATACTTATAGAGTGACTTAGACAGATGATACCTAGACAGAGACAAGGAGACAGATAAAAAGAGACCTAGGGCCAACAATGGACTAAGAAGAGAcagaaacactaacagaccaaagagagagggaagaattaacagatatgagagagagagaaaggtattAACAGATACTAGTAGACTAGAGATGAGAGAATACACTAAACTAAGACACGAAGCACAAGAAATTTccaccaaaaaaaacccactgatTCCAAGGATCTgaaatacacaccacagacaaggaacacctgggacagataacgagggggcaggatcaCAAAGCAGGTACaacgagagggtggagctaaggcggagacaaggagggagacaggaacaaaacaataacagagccatgtgctcatAGCATATGGCAAAccagaaaagaagagagacagacagagcaggaacacactaaaCAGGGCAATTCATGAAAACATCTTGTTGTATATATGgcaatatatgttatatatcgcaaaaattatttttcacatttagaGGATGTTCacccagtttttttttcactgcatAACAAATGTACAAATCATACTTATGAAACACctcaaatatttttaatgaaatgaatTAACGAAACATAACACCAACCCACAGTCAACTGCGTCTAAAATTGGGTTCAGTTATATTTATGGGTAAACAAAGAAAGCTTTCAAAGCATTTTGGTTTGTAAAGACCTAGTCATGAGAGGATGTTATATTCCTAACCACTCATGACCCCCTCACCTGTTACAAATTCATGATTCCTATCAGTGTAATAAAATTCTATAAACTCCTCACTCTTATTTTAGTAATGTCCCAACTTTACTGGAgtgttgttctttttttaaatgctatTACAGACACAAGTCGTGTTTATCCAGCTTATTTCCTctcaaaaccaaacaaattGTTTCCCCTGTTACTTCTCCATTCCTACTATGCTATTTAcagtataaacatttttttgtaatCCTGTGGGCTTTACATGGTAAAGAAATATTGATAAggtgtgaaaaataatttgtaCAGTAATCAATACTGATgttacatcttttttttttgtagcagtGAGGACTCATGCAGAGCCTTGGGAAAACAACTCGATGAAATTATAAGAAACTGTAGGCCAATAGAGGGATACCTCAAAAGATACATTCTACACACAATGACTTTAATTGATGGAGAAagactgaggagagagagatttggaGAAGAAGACAAGAACAAACCTCATAAAACCATACTGATGGTTGGAGAAACAGGAACAGGGAAGTCTACTCTCATCAACTCCTTCATCAACCACATGCTGGGGGTTCAGTGGGAAAACAGGGTCTGGTGTGAGATCATAGAGACAAGAGAAAACCAAACTGAATCTCTGACAAAGGCAGTGACTGTGTATGACGTGTTTATTGAGGAGTTCCCATTCTCCCTCACAGTCATCGACACACCGGGATACGGAAACACAGGAGGGAAAGAGGAGGATTTAAATATCGCTGAAATGTTACATGAGTTATTCAGATCCAAAGATGGAGTTGATGAAGTTGATGCAGTGTGTTTTGTGGTGACATCAAACTTTATTCGACTCACTGAGTCACATCTGTATGTTTTTGATGCTATTCTCTCTTTATTTGGTAAAGACATGGAGAGTAACATTGTCCTGTTCATTACTCATGCCACACAGAAGCCCATAAATGCACTCCAGGCCATCAAACAATACAAAGTAAGATGCGCCAAAACTAAGGACGGCAAGCCCGTGTTCTTCAGCATTGACAACTCTCACTGTGAAGCCTTACACGAAGATGATAAAAATGAGGCAGAAACCAAAGAGGACCACAAATACAGAGCAGCATGGGAGATAAACAAGAGGAACATGATGAACTTTTTTGATTTCCTGAATGACGACAGTAAACCTGTGAGTCTGAAGATGTCTGATGATGTGctgagaaaacgagaacaaCTGACAGCAGCCATCAACAATATAAAAGATCGAATCACACTGACAGAGCTCAGGAAACAGGAGCTTGAACAGACAAAAGCAGCTTTGGAgcaacatgagaaaataaaaaaggacatGATGAATAACTTTGAATATGAAGTGGATGAACCCTACAAAGAAATGTTGCCTATAGAATCTAAGTGGTGGAACAAAAAGGCGACATGCTGCACCGTGTGTGAGGAGAACTGTCACTATCCTGGATGCTGGTGCGTCGGACGTCTGAAGTGGTGCAGTGTCATGAAAAAGGGAAAGTGCACAGTTTGTAGCGGAAAGTGTGACCACACTAAACATGTTAAggagaagaaaatgtatgtGTCAAAGACACGGAAAGTGAAAAAGATTAATGGGGATCAGAAACAGAAATATGAGACAGAGACTGGAGAGAAAAGGAGTTTGATGAGCCGACTGAAGAA
This genomic interval carries:
- the LOC136708795 gene encoding uncharacterized protein isoform X1, with the protein product MADCQSSSDGSEDSCRALGKQLDEIIRNCRPIEGYLKRYILHTMTLIDGERLRRERFGEEDKNKPHKTILMVGETGTGKSTLINSFINHMLGVQWENRVWCEIIETRENQTESLTKAVTVYDVFIEEFPFSLTVIDTPGYGNTGGKEEDLNIAEMLHELFRSKDGVDEVDAVCFVVTSNFIRLTESHLYVFDAILSLFGKDMESNIVLFITHATQKPINALQAIKQYKVRCAKTKDGKPVFFSIDNSHCEALHEDDKNEAETKEDHKYRAAWEINKRNMMNFFDFLNDDSKPVSLKMSDDVLRKREQLTAAINNIKDRITLTELRKQELEQTKAALEQHEKIKKDMMNNFEYEVDEPYKEMLPIESKWWNKKATCCTVCEENCHYPGCWCVGRLKWCSVMKKGKCTVCSGKCDHTKHVKEKKMYVSKTRKVKKINGDQKQKYETETGEKRSLMSRLKNQIKDLESEKDSLMEECYKCVVNLLETALNTDSVLCNLDFLIENWKETDRVQNLEELKKKSEAANRGLL
- the LOC136708795 gene encoding uncharacterized protein isoform X2; amino-acid sequence: MADCQSSSDGEDSCRALGKQLDEIIRNCRPIEGYLKRYILHTMTLIDGERLRRERFGEEDKNKPHKTILMVGETGTGKSTLINSFINHMLGVQWENRVWCEIIETRENQTESLTKAVTVYDVFIEEFPFSLTVIDTPGYGNTGGKEEDLNIAEMLHELFRSKDGVDEVDAVCFVVTSNFIRLTESHLYVFDAILSLFGKDMESNIVLFITHATQKPINALQAIKQYKVRCAKTKDGKPVFFSIDNSHCEALHEDDKNEAETKEDHKYRAAWEINKRNMMNFFDFLNDDSKPVSLKMSDDVLRKREQLTAAINNIKDRITLTELRKQELEQTKAALEQHEKIKKDMMNNFEYEVDEPYKEMLPIESKWWNKKATCCTVCEENCHYPGCWCVGRLKWCSVMKKGKCTVCSGKCDHTKHVKEKKMYVSKTRKVKKINGDQKQKYETETGEKRSLMSRLKNQIKDLESEKDSLMEECYKCVVNLLETALNTDSVLCNLDFLIENWKETDRVQNLEELKKKSEAANRGLL